The Pararhizobium sp. IMCC21322 sequence ATCGCTGACAGCGTTCGACAGATATTTGCCGAGTGCCAGCCCAACAGAATCCGAGATTTCATCATGATTGTCGCCAGCGGGAATAACGATGGCTTCTTCCAAACCAAGTTGAGCCTCTAGTTGGATACCTAGCTGAACACACCGTTCTTCAGCTTCCTCGATCCAGAATTTGATTTCGTGGCGCTGCCGCGCTTCTTCGAGAAGCCGTATCACCGTTGTCCGGCTGACTCCCAATCGTTCAGCGATCTCCCGTTGCGTGCGCCCATGGGAATAATACATCCATGTCGCCCGCAACCGCAGCGAGTCAGAATTGTCAAAGGATCTTCTCCTCTGCGGGGGCTTTTTATCCAACAATGTCCTCACCTGCTCACATGCGCCATTGGCACATGTGACGCCAAGCCGCATTTTTTCTCCCGGCGCTTTGCTTGTTAATTCAGCTTTTCGGCACCTTATTTGCCTACCACTATTGCGGTCTCCAGCGGGTTTCGCAATGACATGTTGTAATTTTTTGACATTTGTTGAGTTGACTACGCAAAAGTATTGACGATGACGATTTGCTGTAGCAGGCTATAGAAGCAAGCAATAAAAATTGCTGTTCCAATGGGAGGACATAATGAAATCTGCTTTTAAATCGCTCCTCGCGGGCGTGGCCGCTGCTGCCGTTCTAGGCACTGCGACCCCGACTTTTGCTGCCGAGTTCGACGGCGTAACCATCAATATTCTGACCCGTCCGGGTCCGGTGATTGCTGGTCGTCTTGTTGATCGCGGTAAAGAATTCACAGAAATGACCGGCGCTGAAATTCGTGTCAACGAAGTGCCATTCGCTGAAATTTTCCAGAAACTTTTGACCGACTGGGCCACCGGCACCAACTCTATTGATGTGGGTGTTTTCGCGTCAGGTTGGGCTGTTGAGCTGGTTGATGGCGGGCTGGTTGAAAACCTCGATCCGTATATCGCCAAAGATGACAAGATCGACATTGATGACATCGCCCCTTACTTCCGCGAGTTCAATCAGAAGATTGGTGGCAACACCTATCTGATCACCGTCGATGGTGATTTCCAGATGCTGTATTATCGCCGCGATATTCTGGAAAAAATCGGCATGGAGCCGCCCAAGGATTGGGACGACTACATGAAGGTTGCCGAAGCCATGAACGGCATGGACATGAATGGTGACGGCGAGGCGGATTACGGCTCCTGCATCTTCAAAAAGCGCAATGCGCAGTCCTATTTTGCCATCGGTTCAATTGCAGCCGGTTTCACCCAGACCAAAGGTACTGGTGAGGGCCTGTGGTTCGATCCGGAAACCATGAAGCCGAAAATGAACAATGCGGGCTGGGCTGAAGCCTTCCGCATTTACAAGGAAACCGGCAAATACGGCCCAACCGATGAGTTGAACCAGGATATTGGTGATACACGTGCATTGGTTCAGGCTGGCCGTTGTGGCCTTGTCATTGACTGGGGCGACATCGGACCGCTCTCCATCGATGAATCAGGCGCAGCGATCCGGGACAAAATGGGTGCGGTTATCATGCCTGGCTCCCGCAAGGTCCTGAACCCGGCAACGGGTGAATTGCAGCAGTGTGATTCAGAGCTTTGCCCACATGCAACAGATGGCGTGAACCATGCGCCTTATGCTGCCTTTGGTGGTTGGGCTGGTGCGGTCAACGCGAAAGCTGATCAGAAGGTCAAGGATGCCTCTTACGCATTCCTGTCCTATATGAACCAGGCAGAGCAGTCCAATGTGGATGTGACGCTGGGCTGGACCGGATACAATCCGTACCGGAACTCCCAGTTGAACGACACTAGCAAGTGGATTGAAGCAGGCTTCTCACCGGAGTTTGCAGACAATTATCTTGGTGCGATCAAGGACAGCCTGAACCATCCAAACATGGCCTCCGATGTGCGTATTCCAGGTGCCCAGCAATATACTGGTGTTGTACTGGATCGTGAACTGGCCCGTTTCCTGGCTGGAGAAATCACAGCTGAGCAGGCATTGACCAACATCGAAGCTGGTTGGGAAGAAATTACCGAAGATTTCGGTCGTGACACCCAGCAGCAGATGTACAAACTGTCTCTTGGTATCACCAACTAGGGTGCACAGAGCATGACCTCGACAACTGGTCGGGTAGAGAACAGTCAGCCGGGATATCTCCCGGCTGACAACTCGCAGCCCCCGTCACGCAGATTTCGCTTCAATGAATGGCTTGATGGCCATGCAAGGCAGCTGTTCATCACCCCAGCTGTGGTGATGATCCTTATCTTCTCAATATTTCCGCTGGTGGCCTCGCTCATTATCGCGTTTTCGCGTGTGCGCTTGAAGGCCGGTGGCTATCAGGTCCGATTTGTCGGATTTCAGAATTTTTCCAAACAGATTTTTGGCTCT is a genomic window containing:
- a CDS encoding ABC transporter substrate-binding protein, which translates into the protein MKSAFKSLLAGVAAAAVLGTATPTFAAEFDGVTINILTRPGPVIAGRLVDRGKEFTEMTGAEIRVNEVPFAEIFQKLLTDWATGTNSIDVGVFASGWAVELVDGGLVENLDPYIAKDDKIDIDDIAPYFREFNQKIGGNTYLITVDGDFQMLYYRRDILEKIGMEPPKDWDDYMKVAEAMNGMDMNGDGEADYGSCIFKKRNAQSYFAIGSIAAGFTQTKGTGEGLWFDPETMKPKMNNAGWAEAFRIYKETGKYGPTDELNQDIGDTRALVQAGRCGLVIDWGDIGPLSIDESGAAIRDKMGAVIMPGSRKVLNPATGELQQCDSELCPHATDGVNHAPYAAFGGWAGAVNAKADQKVKDASYAFLSYMNQAEQSNVDVTLGWTGYNPYRNSQLNDTSKWIEAGFSPEFADNYLGAIKDSLNHPNMASDVRIPGAQQYTGVVLDRELARFLAGEITAEQALTNIEAGWEEITEDFGRDTQQQMYKLSLGITN